One stretch of Anolis carolinensis isolate JA03-04 chromosome 3, rAnoCar3.1.pri, whole genome shotgun sequence DNA includes these proteins:
- the amer2 gene encoding APC membrane recruitment protein 2: MDDGAPEPTTVGEQQPPSGKLNKTAFKLFKRRKSGGAMPSIFGVRSSKGKGDGGGAGGERAAVASPVPAPAGGLVRSKTHDGLAEVGLEGAAKKEKEAEEAEAPASPPSSSPSSSAAVGKSHSFFSLLRKNGGGAKGERPKGRGGGGGGGLKGLFNSMRWSRRETHKPVGGKGEGGDGPGLMPGSLTASLECIKEEAPPPPKQPLPPSSGEGSPKASPSLLLDSDGDKAPELDDTWELMPALLSPLGEDLPGMLAQVKKGSGLESPPPLSGQQEKPQEEEEEEEEKAASAAITGCGDIIADHEGDAGGGGGVSGGGGGSSSSEKSVPGASKKPVSVGGVLTYQGGGEEMASPEQVGDTCAPEFWDVLSQTSRGKESPKASKEVNGAKGVQDGSASGQHVGFNHSHKEDQKSRDKEQQEAIPSGDEGYWDSTTPGPEEDTTNNIQKEVIPRDSYSGDALYDLYTEPEENTATTTSAEDVATGTCGKPLSPVTTTCPVKTHTTSLKDSKIPISIKHFTSPHSSHGPDTSNSHHIAHHHPTKSEIPRTKIPVSKVLVQRAGYRSLAGTTGKAATYHESAKK; this comes from the exons ATGGACGACGGCGCCCCCGAGCCCACCACGGTGGGCGAGCAGCAGCCGCCTTCGGGGAAGCTGAACAAAACCGCCTTCAAGCTGTTCAAGCGGAGGAAATCCGGCGGCGCCATGCCAAGCATCTTCGGCGTGAGGAGCAGCAAAGGCAAAGGCGACGGAGGAGGAGCAGGCGGAGAGAGAGCGGCGGTGGCGTCGCCTGTGCCTGCTCCCGCGGGGGGCCTGGTGAGGAGCAAGACCCACGACGGCCTGGCCGAGGTGGGCCTGGAGGGCGCcgcgaagaaggagaaggaggccgaggaggcggAGGCCCCTGCGTCCCCGCCGTCCTCGTCCCCCTCCTCCTCGGCGGCGGTGGGCAAGTCGCACAGCTTCTTCTCCCTCCTGAGGAAAAACGGCGGAGGCGCCAAAGGAGAGAGGCCTAAAggtcgaggaggaggaggaggagggggcctcAAGGGCCTCTTCAACAGCATGAGGTGGTCCAGGAGGGAGACCCACAAGCCTGTCGGAGGGAAGGGCGAGGGCGGAGATGGCCCAGGCCTCATGCCAGGCTCCCTCACTGCCAGCCTGGAGTGCATCAAGGAGGAGGCGCCGCCACCACCCAAACAACCGTTGCCACCATCCTCTGGAGAAGGTTCACCAAAAGCCTCCCCGTCTCTGCTGCTGGACTCTGATGGAGACAAGGCTCCGGAGCTGGACGACACCTGGGAGCTGATGCCCGCCTTGCTCAGCCCCCTGGGAGAGGACCTGCCTGGGATGCTGGCCCAGGTGAAGAAGGGCAGCGGCCTGGAGTCACCGCCACCTTTGAGTGGACAGCAAGAGAagccccaggaggaggaggaggaggaggaggaaaaggccgCTTCTGCCGCCATAACAG GATGTGGGGACATTATTGCGGACCACGAGGGCGACGCGGGTGGCGGTGGCGGTGTcagcggaggaggcggcggcagcagcagcagcgagaAGAGCGTTCCTGGGGCCTCCAAAAAGCCTGTCAGCGTCGGCGGTGTGTTAACGTACCAAGGGGGTGGAGAGGAGATGGCCAGCCCCGAGCAAGTGGGGGACACCTGTGCCCCGGAGTTCTGGGATGTGTTGTCTCAGACATCGAGAGGGAAAGAATCCCCCAAGGCCTCCAAAGAGGTCAACGGTGCCAAAGGCGTGCAGGACGGATCCGCGTCCGGGCAGCACGTCGGTTTCAACCACAGCCACAAAGAAGACCAGAAAAGCCGAGACAAGGAGCAGCAGGAAGCTATCCCCAGCGGTGATGAGGGCTATTGGGATTCCACCACACCTGGACCTGAGGAGGACACTACCAACAATATCCAGAAAGAGGTGATTCCCAGGGATAGCTACAGTGGGGATGCTCTCTACGATCTCTACACAGAACCAGAGGAAAACACAGCCACCACAACTTCGGCAGAAGACGTCGCCACTGGGACCTGTGGCAAACCACTGTCTCCAGTGACGACCACGTGTCCGGTCAAAACCCACACGACATCACTCAAGGACTCCAAGATACCCATCAGTATCAAGCATTTTACATCACCACACAGCAGCCATGGCCCAGATACCAGTAACAGCCATCACATTGCACACCATCACCCAACCAAAAGTGAGATCCCAAGAACAAAAATACCCGTTTCTAAAGTGCTCGTACAGCGGGCCGGTTACCGAAGCTTAGCAGGGACAACAGGTAAAGCAGCCACATATCATGAAAGTGCCAAAAAATAG